The sequence CACTCCTCGTCCTCCCTCTTGTTTATGAGGCTGCTTGGCTTTGGAAAACCAAAGATAATAAATAAATTAGAAAAATTCATCAGTTTAGAATAATCTGTCTTTCTATGGGCCTTTGATGAGGTTGCTTGGCTTTAATGAAAGAGACAAAATGGGGCAGGATTGGTATTATAGAAATGAAATTCGGGAGACCCTCAAGATGAAAGCAATTTCAATATCAGCGCTTTTCGCAATTGCTCTTCTGGTGACGCTCGGCACGTCCTGCGCCAGGCGGCCCGCCGGGACGATCATCCTTTGCGCCGGGGATAGCATCACCGAGCACGGCTATCCGCGTTTTCTGAATCGCATGTTGAGATCCGAGGGGAAAACGGTGCGCGTCATCAACGAGGGAAAAAGCGGGCACACGAGCGGCGAATACCTGGCCTTCATGCGCCGAGAGCTTCCCCGCCTCAAAGCCGTGCGTCCGGATGTCGTCCTCCTTCAACTCGGAACGAACGACATCCGGATGGACGGCGATCACACGCCGCTTGAGGCTTTCGAACGCAACATGAGGGCCATCCTCGACCTCTTCGCCGAGTTCCGGTCGAGAGCGGGGAGGCCGCCGGCGATCTTTTTGGGAACGATTCCGCATGTTCCCGAAGGCACGTCCTGGCCGTTCACATCGGAATCCGGGCCCCGGGTCGAGGGAGAGATCAACCCGGCCCTGCGCGCCCTGGCCGTCGAGCGGGGCCTGACGCTTGTCGACAATCACGCCGTGTTCGCCGAGCGCCCCGAGCTCCTGCGCCCGGCTGACGTTCACCCCACCCCCGAAGGCGACCGCGCCCTCGCCGTCTCTTGGAACGCTGCTTTGGCTGCTGGATATTACTGATTATAAATAAAATACAAAAAAACTCCCCCCAAAAAGACCCTTTTTAGCTGTAATTCTTTTGTTATCTGTAATATCCAGCAGCCAAAGCAGAGCGCCAGAAGGAGAGGAGGTTGGAGAGGGTGCGCTCCAGGGGGATTTCCGGCCCCCAACCCGTCTCGCGGCGGATCTTGGCGTTTGATCCAACCAGTAGAGGAACATCGATTTTCCGGAGTTTCGCCGAATCGACCTCGACGCCGATCGTCATCCCGGGACCCGGCAGTGCGGCCTGCCGCAGCAGCATCTCCATGATCTCGCGCAGCGCAACCGCCCGTCCCGAGCACACGTTATAGATCTCCCCGGCCCGCCCTTTTTCCAAAAGCATCCGATAAGCCCGGACGATGTCGCGCACATCGCTGAAATCGCGCCGTACATCCAGGTTGCCGACGGCGATCACCGGCTCGCTTTCCCCCCTCTCGATCCGGACGATCTGCCTTGCCCAATCCGAGCACACAAAGTCCTCGGTCTGACCCGGCCCGGTATGGGGAAACGGCCGCACGATGACGGCACCGATCCGATCCGCCTCGGCGTAAAACCGGGCCAGCATTTCCCCGGCCGCTTTCGTATAAGCGTAGGGGTTGACCGCATGGGCCGGCTCGTCCTCCGTCAGTATCTTGCCCTTCTCCGTGACGATGCCGTAAACGTCCGATGAGCTCACATAAAGCACCCGGCATTCCGGCACATGCCGCCGGACTGATTCGAACAGGTTGAAGGTCCCGGTCAGATTCGTGTCGAAGGTCTCCTCGCGCCGCTCCCACGATGCCCCCACATTGGAAACCGCCGCCAGATGGAAGACCCACTCGGGCTTGACCTCCCGCACAAAGCCGTCGAGATCGCGCCGGTCTCTCAAATCCAGCCGGACGATGTTCCCGACACCCTCCGCCGGCGCCTCGGGAAAGGACGTCCCCGCCATCTCGAACGTCCCGCCGTCCAGCTCCCTCATCAAATGGCGGCCGACAAACCCGGTCGCTCCGGTCATGAGAACGCGCGTTTTCGTTGTCGCCGCCACGACGTCACCTCGTCCCGGCGCTAGAGGGCATGTGCCTTCGCTTCAAACGATCCCCCGCCAGTAATCGAGCAGATCCTCCAGCGTTTTCTCGAAGGGAATGATCGGCTTCCAACCGGTCGCTGCCTGGAATTTCGAGGCATCCGCAAGCAGAATGGGAACGTCCGACGGCCGCAGCCTGTCCGGGTCGGTCCGGACTTCGAGCTTGGTCTTCGTCAACCCGAGCAGGATGTCCAGAACCTGCCGCACGGTCCAGGCCCGTTCCGATCCGATGTTATAGACCTCTCCCGCCTCGCATTTCTCAAGCCCCAGCCAGTAAGCCCGCACCATGTCCCGGACGTCCGTGAAATCGCGCCGGGCATCGAGGTTCCCGACGTGAATCACGGGCTCGCGCCGCCCATTCTCCGCCTCGGCGACCTGTTTCGCGAAACTCGACGTCACGAAGACATCGCCCCGCCGCGGTCCGGTGTGGTTGAAGCCCCGCGTCCGGACGACGTGCAGCCCGTAACTCTTGAAATATTGATAGCCGAGAAGATCCTGGGCCACCTTGCTCACCGCATACGGGCTCAGCGGCCGCAGCGGGTTGGTTTCCTTCATCGGGGTTTCGTTCTCATTGACGTGTCCGTACTCCTCGCTGGACCCGGCGATCTGGATGCGCGCTTCCGGCGCCGCCGTCCGCATGGCCTCGAGCAGGTTGATCTGCCCCACGGCGTTGATGGCGAAGGTCTCGGCCGGAAGTTTCCAGGACGCCGGCACAAAGCTCTGCGCCGCCAGGTGAAAGATGCGCTCCGGCCGGACTTCGGACAGCACCGCGGTCAGCGAGACGAGATCCTTGATATCCGCCTCGTGAAGCCGGATGCGGTTGCGGATGCCGAGGATGTTGTCCATGCGGCTCCGCCAGCGCACGATGCCGTGAACCCCGGCCTCCGGGTGGTGTTCGAGGATGTATTCGGCCAGATGGCTTCCGGCGAAACCCGTGATGCCGGTGATGAGAATATTCATGGCGTCTCCTGTTTTTTCCGCAGTATCGATGTCCCGGTATTATAATCAGACCTTCCCGGGATCGCAAGGTCCGCCCCGGGGCCCCCCCGCGGCCACCGTAAAATTGACAGATTTGCGGCATGTGTGGTATGACCATGAAACCCCATGAACGATTATGAAATCGGAATCGTCGATCTTGCGGCCGTCCTCCGCAAGAATAAAAAGCCGATTGCCGCCGCGACCCTCATCGGTGCCCTGGCCGCCGCCGTTTTCTTATTCGCCCGTCCCCGCACCTGGGAGATCGAGGCGGTCTTCTATCCGGCGCGCATTACGGCTGCCAACGAAAAAGGCGAAATCATAAACACCATGGTCCACTCCTTCCCGAGTCTGGTCAACCAGCTCGAAAACCGCGAGTTCGATCCCTATGTCTCCAAAAAAGGCGGCCTGCCCATAGAACGCATCCCCCGGTTTCACGTCGCCCGAATCAAAGGAACGAACCAGGTGCGGTTTCACCTCCAGGACACGGACATTAAGAATTCCAAACTCGCCCTGACCGCACTTCTCCAAATCCTGGAGACCGACCAGAACAACATGCTGGATGCGAAGTTGGCGGCCGCCGAGTCCGTGTTTTTCGAGCTCGACACCAAGGCTTCCACCCTGGAGGCTCGGATCCGCAAAACCGAACGCGACATCCTGGCCCTGGAGCGGGAGCGGCGTGATGCCGAAAGCCGTGCCCGGGTCTCACTCGACGAGGAAAACACTCTGTCTCAAAAGATCCGCGGGATCGAGGGAAAAATCGCCGGACTCGAAGAGCGGCAGACGGCCCTGACCGGCCGGAGCGACCCCGATGCCGCACGCGAAGAACAAACCGTCTCCAACCTGATTCTGGCCCACGCCATGATGGCTGGCACCCATGCCGAAAGCGTCAAGTCCGAAAGAATGCTGCGCGAAGACCTGAACCGCAAAATCGCCGAAATCGTCGATCAGCGCGGCCGACTCGAATCCCGCGTCGCATCGCTCCGCAACGAACTGTCGAAGATCTCGGCCACCCGGGCTCGGCAGGCGGATATTGAAGCCGGCGCCATCCGCGCCCATCTCCTCACGTCGCCGTCCACGCTCTCGCGACCCGTGAGCCATCGGAGTCCGGCCTCCGTCATCCTGGGTGCGGCGCTGGGGTTTCTTCTGTCGTTTTTTCCGGCCGTTTTCATCGAGATCGGAAAGCGCGCGGCTCAAGGCTGAATCCGGACCTTACGGCCGCCTCGGGGATATGACACGCGAAGACAAAGCATGAGGGTTTGGATGTGGCCAAGCAACGCCTGATCAAGAATTTCTTTTCCCTGGCCTCCGTCCAGGTTGCCAACTACATCCTCCCCCTGATCGTCCTGCCCTATCTGGCCCGGGTCATCGGTGTCGAAAAATTCGGGGCCGTCGCCTTCGCCCAGGCGGTCGTCGCCTATTTCATCATGCTCAGCGTTTTCGGTTTCAATCTCTACGGCCCCAGGGAAATCGCCGCAGCCCGCGAGGAACCCGAACGTCTTCGCCGCGTCTTCTGGTCCATTTTTTACGCCCGGATCTTTCTGGGTCTTGTCGCCCTTGTCCTGTTCGCGTTGCTTTTAGCCGCGGTTCCCAGATTCCAAGCCGAAATCCTTCTCCTGGCCTTTACTTTCGGATATGTCGTCGGGGACATCCTGCTTCCCCTGTGGTTTTTCCAGGGCGTCGAAAGAATGGGCTACATCGCCCTCAGCCATTTTGCCGTCCGCATTCTCTACACGGCCGCGGTCTTCACTCTCATCCGCGAGCCGTCCCACTATGTCTATGTCCCCCTTCTCCATTCACTCTCCCAGATCATGATTGGCCTGGCCGGCGTCGGCGTCGTCCTCCTCACGTTCAAAGTCGCCTTCCGGCTTCCGGATCTGCCGGAAATCCGCCGGGTGCTGAGCCGGTCGTTCGTCCTGTTTCTGTCGAACATCTCCTCAGGCCTCTACACCAAGGTCCCGCCGATCCTCCTCGGCTTTTTCGCGGGCGATCTCTATGTCGGGTTTTATGCGGCGGCCGAAAAGCTCTATTACGCCGGAATCGGGCTTCAGGGCCAGGTCGGCCAGACCCTCTATCCCCACATCTCCCGCGAGGCCGCCCGAAACGCCGACCGGCAAAAAACCTTGCGGCTCGTCCACAAGGCCTTCCTCGTCACCATGGCCGTCGCCGTCCCGGCGGCTCTGGCCGCCTTCCTTCTTTCCGGTCCCCTGATCCGGCTCATCTACGGTCCTGAATTCACGGGCGCCGCCGTCGTCCTGAAAATCTTTTCCTTCGCTTTCATCATTATCGGCATGAGCAACGTGTTCGGCGTCCAGACCCTGCTGACCTTCAACATGGCCCGGGAGTACGCGTTTTCCATCCTGGCCGGCGGCGCCGTCAGCCTGGTTCTGGGCATCATCCTGATCCCGGCCTTCAGGCATGTCGGAGCGGCCCTTTCCTATCTCCTCGCCGAATGCTGCGTCGCCGCCGCGATGATGGCCGTCCTGTCGTCGCGCGGCATCGGCTTTTTCCGCGGCATGAGGCCGGCCGTCCTGGTCGAAGAGATGTTCAGCCGGAAGAAAAAAGCATGAGAAATACGGCCGAAAAAACGAAAGTCGGCGACAAATACCGCGACACGCCGAAGGACGATATCCTGGCCCTCATCCCCGGCGACGCCGTCCGGATTCTGGACGTCGGCTGCGGGGCCGGAGCGACGGGCCGAGAGCTGAAATTGAGGCGGTCCTGCGAGATCGTCGGCGTGGAAATCGACGCCGGCCGCGCCGCCCGGGCCGAGAGCCGGCTCGACAAGGTTCTTCACGCGGATGTCGAAACGGCGGATTTGCCGTTCGAGGCAACTTTCGACTGCGTCGTCTGTGCCGATGTTCTGGAGCATCTGCGCGACCCGTGGGCGGTCGTGCGAAAGCTCCGCGGCTATTTGAGACCCGGCGGCAGTCTCGTGGCCGGACTGCCCAATGTGCGCCACTGGCGGGTCCTCAAAAGCCTGGTCGTTTCCGGGACATGGGCCTACGAAGACAGCGGGGTTCTCGATCGGGACCACCTGCGCTTTTTCGCCCGGAAGGACATCATCCGCATGTTCGAGGAGGCCGGCTTCACGACGGAACGCCTGGCCGCCGTCAGCGGATCCCGGTCCCGCTTTTTCCGGATGACGGCCGAAAAACGCAGTCCGTTCGACGTCTTGACGGGCGGGCTTTTCAGAAATATCCTCGCCCTGCAATATGTCGCGAGTTTCCGGAAAGCGGGAGGCTTCGCGGAATGAGCGGCATCGACCTCTCGGTGATCGTCGTCAGCTGGAACACGCGGGATCTCCTGCGGGACTGCCTGGCGTCGATTTTCCGGGAGACGCCCCGGGCTGCTTTTGAGGTCGAGGTCATTGTGGTCGACAACGCCTCGACGGACGGCAGTCCGGACATGGTTTCCGGCGATTTCCCCGCCGTCCGGCTCATCCGCAACGCCGCCAATCAGGGATTCGCCCCCGCCAACAACCGGGGCGTCCGGGAGTCGCGGGGCCGCCACGTTCTGTTTCTCAATCCCGACACGCGCACGATCGGCGACGCGCTCGGCGCCATGGTCCGTTTTCTCGACGGCCGCCCCGAAGCGGGCGGGGTCTGTCCGATGGTCGTGAATGCGGACGGAACCGTCCAATCCCTCGGCCGGAGCCTGCCCGGACTCGGCGGCGTTTTCGTCAAGGGTTTTTTCTCCGACGGCTGGACCGCGGCCGTTCGGGGATGGAGAGACAGGATCCGGGGGCGGGCCGGGAAAGAGGTCCTCGAAGTCCCCGGATTTCCGGGAGCGGCCATGATGATTCCGCGCCGCGTGCTCGACGGCGTCGGACTTCTCGACGAAGACCTCCCTTTCTATGCCGAGGACATCGATCTGTGCCGGCGGATTGCGGCGCAGGGCCGGACGCTTTATTGCCTGCCCGGCTGCCGGATCGTTCATCTGGGCGGCCGCAGCGCCGGGTTGACGCCCGTCTCGTCCGAGGTGCGGTCCCGTCTGTCGCTTTACGCCTTCCTGCGCAAGCACCGGACGCCGCCGATTGCAGCTGCAGCACGGGTGTTGATTGTGGTATCCTCTATGCTGAGATTTTCCGTCTGGACGGTTTCAAGCCTTGCGGCCGAACCTCGAATGAGGCGCCGGGCCGCAAGCGAAAGGGAGGCCTGCCGAGCTCTCATCCGCTGGGGTTTGGGATCGTCCCGGTAACCTGAGGGATCATGAACGACGCGGCGATATCGACCATCGCGATTGGGAACGTCTGGACCTTTGCGCCGCTTCTCGCCGCCGTTGCGGCTTTCTTCATCCTGACCTGGAAGGATCCCAAGCAGCTCCTCTGGGCCTTCATCGTCGCCCAGCCTTTGATCGGCGGATTTTACTATACGAATATTGCCGTCTTTTCCATCGTCTTCAAGCTGCCCATTTTCATCAACAATCTCTTCATCACGGCCTTCGTTCTTTTTATGTTCCGGAAATTCGTCCTGGAGAAGGAAAGAATCGTGCTGCCGGGCGGCGCCTTTCTCTGGTATCTTCTTTTTCTCCTTGCAGCCGGCGCCTCCGTGTTCACGACCGAGCATGTCTCCCTCACCGTCAGCTCCTTTGCCAAACTGGCCTTCTGGTTTCTGATCCTGCTCGTCGTCGTCAACCTCGCCCTGGCCCGCGAGGAAATCATAAAAGCCTTCTTCACGATGCTTGCGGTTTCGTTTTTACCCCTGGCCGTCGGCTTGTTTCAGTTGACGCGCCTGAGCCGGCTCGAGGTTCCCCACCGGATCAACAGCCTGTATGTTCATCCCAATGTTTTCGCCTATTACCTTGTGCTGCTCATCGCCGCCGGCTGGTTTTTCCTTCCCGTTTTTACCGGATGGAAAAAACGCCTGGTTGTCTCCTCGCTTGCCCTTTCGCTTATCTGCCTGGCATTCACCTTCACGCGGGGCGCCTGGATCTGCCTGGTCCTGTCTTTCGGTATGACGTTTCTTCTCTTCGGCATCAAGGTGTCGCACCTCAAAAAACTGAGCCTCGGTCTGGCCGGGATCCTGGCCCTGGCCGTCCTGGCCGCTCCCCTAAGGGAGAAAATCGTTTCCCTGATCCAGGAGCCCCGGGTGGCCGGATCTCTGCAATGGCGATGGATCCACTGGCGGGAGACGGCCGGAGACCTGATCTCGTCTCTCCCCAATCTGTATTCCGGACGGGGAGTGGGAACGTTTCACTTCTACGGCCACTTTCCGGGGTTTGCCGCCCACAACGACTATCTCATGATCTGGAGCGGGGCGGGGCTGGCCGCGGCCGTGGTCCTGATCATCTTTCATTTGAAATGGCTTCTGGACACGGCCAACGGCATTTTGACCGCCGGCACGGAGCAAGGCCGGGCCGCCGGCAAAGTCCTGTTCGCGGCCGTTGTCACGGCCGCCGTCGGACTGTTCACGGAAAACCTGCTTCTCCTGCCGCTCTTTCAAACCCATCTCTGGTTGATCGGGGGTCTGGCGGTCCGAAATTTCCGGCTGGAGAGGAACATCTCATGACGTCGCCGGCCGTTCTGATCCTGGCCCCTTTGCCTCCCCAGAGATGCGGCGTCTCCCGTCACGCCCACAGTTTGGGGCGATTTCTGGCCGGCCGGGGTTTTCGGCCCGTGGCCCTGACTTATTGGGAATGCGGCCGGGGGGATTATTTTCGAAAAACGGGCTTCGAGGCCCGGCATCTGCCGACTCTTGTCCGGCCGGACAGTATCCCGTTCGTCCGGGCCGTGCTCTATGTCCTTATGGGAATCGGACCGGGGATCGCCCTCGTCTCAAGAGAAAAGATCTGCCTGATCCATGCCCACGGCGCCATCCCCCAGGCTCTTCTGGCCTGCATTCTGAGCCGGCTCCTGAACGTTCCGTATATTTACACGTCCCACGGCGCCGAGTTGACCCTTCACAACGCTCGCGGTAAGATATTCAAAAAGTTGATAAGATCGATCATTGTCCGAGCCGCCGCCGTGACTTCGGTCTGCAGGGGAAACCTGGACTATATGAGCCGCGACAACGCGAAGGGGTTTTACGTTCCGAACGGGATCGACGACGCTTTCTTGGAAAAATATGCCGGATCCAACCGGCGTCTCGATACGGGCGCCTCGCCGGCGCAAATCATTTTTGTGGGCCACGTCAACGCAGTCAAGGGCGTCGATCTGCTGATCCGGGCGGCGGAGACATGGGCGAAGACCGGGGATTTCGATTTCCATCTGAAAATCGTCGGAGACGGTCCGGCCCGGAGCACGGCCCGCTATGTCCGTGACTGTGAGGCGGCGGGACTGACCGGACGAGTTGTTTTCACCGGAATCCGCGAAGATGTGCCCCGGCTCCTGGCCGAGGCCGATATTTTTGTCCAACCCTCCCGGATGGAGGGGTTGCCCACGGCCCTTCTCGAAGCCATGACGGTCGGAGTGCCCGTCGTCGCCGCGGCCGCGGGCGGCATCCCCGATATCGTCATTCACGAAAAAAACGGACTCCTGGTTCCTCCCGGCGACGCTTCGGCTTTGGCCGCGTCCGTGAGGCGCCTTGCGGCCGATCCCGATCTCCGGCGTCGCCTCAGGCAGGGGGGACTGGAAACGGTTTCCGCCTTCCGCTGGTCGGAGATCGGCGCCGCTTATCTCGACGTCTACAGGACGATTGGGATCGCTTCGCCATGAATATTCTGATGGTCAATCCCAAAATGTCCGTCGGCGGCGCCGAGAGAATCATGCTCACTTTAAGCCGGGGATTCAGGGA comes from Acidobacteriota bacterium and encodes:
- a CDS encoding Wzz/FepE/Etk N-terminal domain-containing protein, with the translated sequence MNDYEIGIVDLAAVLRKNKKPIAAATLIGALAAAVFLFARPRTWEIEAVFYPARITAANEKGEIINTMVHSFPSLVNQLENREFDPYVSKKGGLPIERIPRFHVARIKGTNQVRFHLQDTDIKNSKLALTALLQILETDQNNMLDAKLAAAESVFFELDTKASTLEARIRKTERDILALERERRDAESRARVSLDEENTLSQKIRGIEGKIAGLEERQTALTGRSDPDAAREEQTVSNLILAHAMMAGTHAESVKSERMLREDLNRKIAEIVDQRGRLESRVASLRNELSKISATRARQADIEAGAIRAHLLTSPSTLSRPVSHRSPASVILGAALGFLLSFFPAVFIEIGKRAAQG
- a CDS encoding glycosyltransferase family 2 protein; its protein translation is MSGIDLSVIVVSWNTRDLLRDCLASIFRETPRAAFEVEVIVVDNASTDGSPDMVSGDFPAVRLIRNAANQGFAPANNRGVRESRGRHVLFLNPDTRTIGDALGAMVRFLDGRPEAGGVCPMVVNADGTVQSLGRSLPGLGGVFVKGFFSDGWTAAVRGWRDRIRGRAGKEVLEVPGFPGAAMMIPRRVLDGVGLLDEDLPFYAEDIDLCRRIAAQGRTLYCLPGCRIVHLGGRSAGLTPVSSEVRSRLSLYAFLRKHRTPPIAAAARVLIVVSSMLRFSVWTVSSLAAEPRMRRRAASEREACRALIRWGLGSSR
- a CDS encoding class I SAM-dependent methyltransferase codes for the protein MRNTAEKTKVGDKYRDTPKDDILALIPGDAVRILDVGCGAGATGRELKLRRSCEIVGVEIDAGRAARAESRLDKVLHADVETADLPFEATFDCVVCADVLEHLRDPWAVVRKLRGYLRPGGSLVAGLPNVRHWRVLKSLVVSGTWAYEDSGVLDRDHLRFFARKDIIRMFEEAGFTTERLAAVSGSRSRFFRMTAEKRSPFDVLTGGLFRNILALQYVASFRKAGGFAE
- a CDS encoding GDP-mannose 4,6-dehydratase, coding for MAATTKTRVLMTGATGFVGRHLMRELDGGTFEMAGTSFPEAPAEGVGNIVRLDLRDRRDLDGFVREVKPEWVFHLAAVSNVGASWERREETFDTNLTGTFNLFESVRRHVPECRVLYVSSSDVYGIVTEKGKILTEDEPAHAVNPYAYTKAAGEMLARFYAEADRIGAVIVRPFPHTGPGQTEDFVCSDWARQIVRIERGESEPVIAVGNLDVRRDFSDVRDIVRAYRMLLEKGRAGEIYNVCSGRAVALREIMEMLLRQAALPGPGMTIGVEVDSAKLRKIDVPLLVGSNAKIRRETGWGPEIPLERTLSNLLSFWRSALAAGYYR
- a CDS encoding SGNH/GDSL hydrolase family protein, whose protein sequence is MKAISISALFAIALLVTLGTSCARRPAGTIILCAGDSITEHGYPRFLNRMLRSEGKTVRVINEGKSGHTSGEYLAFMRRELPRLKAVRPDVVLLQLGTNDIRMDGDHTPLEAFERNMRAILDLFAEFRSRAGRPPAIFLGTIPHVPEGTSWPFTSESGPRVEGEINPALRALAVERGLTLVDNHAVFAERPELLRPADVHPTPEGDRALAVSWNAALAAGYY
- a CDS encoding GDP-mannose 4,6-dehydratase, whose translation is MNILITGITGFAGSHLAEYILEHHPEAGVHGIVRWRSRMDNILGIRNRIRLHEADIKDLVSLTAVLSEVRPERIFHLAAQSFVPASWKLPAETFAINAVGQINLLEAMRTAAPEARIQIAGSSEEYGHVNENETPMKETNPLRPLSPYAVSKVAQDLLGYQYFKSYGLHVVRTRGFNHTGPRRGDVFVTSSFAKQVAEAENGRREPVIHVGNLDARRDFTDVRDMVRAYWLGLEKCEAGEVYNIGSERAWTVRQVLDILLGLTKTKLEVRTDPDRLRPSDVPILLADASKFQAATGWKPIIPFEKTLEDLLDYWRGIV
- a CDS encoding glycosyltransferase yields the protein MTSPAVLILAPLPPQRCGVSRHAHSLGRFLAGRGFRPVALTYWECGRGDYFRKTGFEARHLPTLVRPDSIPFVRAVLYVLMGIGPGIALVSREKICLIHAHGAIPQALLACILSRLLNVPYIYTSHGAELTLHNARGKIFKKLIRSIIVRAAAVTSVCRGNLDYMSRDNAKGFYVPNGIDDAFLEKYAGSNRRLDTGASPAQIIFVGHVNAVKGVDLLIRAAETWAKTGDFDFHLKIVGDGPARSTARYVRDCEAAGLTGRVVFTGIREDVPRLLAEADIFVQPSRMEGLPTALLEAMTVGVPVVAAAAGGIPDIVIHEKNGLLVPPGDASALAASVRRLAADPDLRRRLRQGGLETVSAFRWSEIGAAYLDVYRTIGIASP
- a CDS encoding flippase, which codes for MAKQRLIKNFFSLASVQVANYILPLIVLPYLARVIGVEKFGAVAFAQAVVAYFIMLSVFGFNLYGPREIAAAREEPERLRRVFWSIFYARIFLGLVALVLFALLLAAVPRFQAEILLLAFTFGYVVGDILLPLWFFQGVERMGYIALSHFAVRILYTAAVFTLIREPSHYVYVPLLHSLSQIMIGLAGVGVVLLTFKVAFRLPDLPEIRRVLSRSFVLFLSNISSGLYTKVPPILLGFFAGDLYVGFYAAAEKLYYAGIGLQGQVGQTLYPHISREAARNADRQKTLRLVHKAFLVTMAVAVPAALAAFLLSGPLIRLIYGPEFTGAAVVLKIFSFAFIIIGMSNVFGVQTLLTFNMAREYAFSILAGGAVSLVLGIILIPAFRHVGAALSYLLAECCVAAAMMAVLSSRGIGFFRGMRPAVLVEEMFSRKKKA